A portion of the Pseudoxanthomonas sp. JBR18 genome contains these proteins:
- the murG gene encoding undecaprenyldiphospho-muramoylpentapeptide beta-N-acetylglucosaminyltransferase, which produces MILAGGTGGHIFPALAVAKVLRARGVAVTWLGADGQMETRLVPQHDIPLDTIAVKGLRGKGAAALLGAPLRILSAVNAAARVLRQRAPRAVISFGGYAAGPGGLAARLQGRPLLVHEQNRAPGMTNKALSRFARRVLTGFPGSFATREEAVGNPVREEIAAIAPPAERLAGREGPLRLLVLGGSQGARALNIAVPQALAALKLPAEVRHQCGEKLRAEADAAYAQAGVPASVESFIADMAQAYAWADLVVCRAGASTLAELCAVGVGSVLVPFAAAVDDHQTKNAQYLVEHGAAVLLKQDDTLNVHLQRVLAQLSADPQRCMDMAIAARGLARIDAAERIADIILEEAA; this is translated from the coding sequence ATGATCCTGGCCGGCGGCACCGGCGGCCATATCTTCCCCGCGCTGGCGGTGGCCAAGGTGCTGCGCGCGCGCGGCGTGGCGGTCACCTGGCTGGGCGCCGACGGGCAGATGGAAACGCGCCTGGTGCCGCAGCACGACATCCCGCTGGACACCATTGCGGTCAAGGGCCTGCGCGGGAAGGGCGCGGCCGCCCTGCTGGGCGCACCGCTGCGCATCCTGTCGGCGGTGAACGCCGCCGCCCGCGTCCTGCGCCAGCGCGCCCCACGCGCGGTGATCAGCTTTGGTGGCTATGCCGCCGGTCCGGGTGGGCTGGCCGCCAGGCTGCAGGGCCGGCCCCTGCTGGTGCACGAACAGAACCGCGCGCCGGGCATGACCAACAAGGCCCTGTCGAGGTTCGCCCGTCGGGTGCTCACCGGTTTTCCGGGTAGCTTCGCCACGCGCGAGGAAGCCGTCGGCAACCCGGTGCGCGAGGAGATCGCCGCCATCGCGCCGCCGGCCGAACGCCTGGCCGGACGCGAAGGTCCGCTGCGCCTGCTAGTGCTGGGCGGCAGCCAGGGCGCGCGTGCGTTGAACATCGCCGTGCCCCAGGCTCTTGCGGCGCTCAAGCTGCCGGCCGAGGTGCGCCACCAGTGCGGCGAGAAGCTACGCGCCGAAGCCGACGCCGCCTACGCGCAGGCCGGCGTGCCGGCGAGCGTGGAGAGCTTCATCGCCGACATGGCCCAGGCCTATGCCTGGGCCGACCTGGTGGTGTGCCGCGCCGGCGCCTCGACCCTGGCCGAGCTGTGCGCCGTGGGCGTGGGTAGCGTGCTGGTGCCCTTCGCCGCGGCGGTGGACGACCACCAGACCAAGAACGCCCAGTACCTGGTCGAGCATGGCGCCGCCGTCCTGCTCAAGCAGGACGACACCTTGAACGTCCACCTGCAGCGCGTGCTGGCCCAGCTTTCGGCCGATCCGCAGCGTTGTATGGACATGGCCATCGCCGCGCGCGGCCTGGCCCGCATCGATGCGGCCGAACGCATCGCAGACATCATCCTGGAGGAAGCCGCATGA
- the ftsW gene encoding putative lipid II flippase FtsW has product MNDFRKQAMRLESIDGQYDFWLATAAAALAAVGVVMVASASIAMASTPYYYLSRHVLFLGLGLGLAYAAMRMELKTIEKYNRLLLLGCFALLVVVFVPGLGSTVNGARRWVNLVVTRFQTVEAVKVLYIVWLASYLVRFRDEVNATWAALIKAIGVVLVLITLLLLQPDFGSSTLLLGITAGMLILGGANLPRMTMPVLALLPALVALVVFEPYRMRRVTSFLDPWKDQLGSGYQLSNALMAIGRGQWTGVGLGSSVQKLNYLPEAHTDFIFSVIGEELGFVGVCAIIGLYALLVGRALYIGYRCVEMRRHFAGYIAFGIALWIGMQAFVSVGVNLGMLPTKGLTLPLISSGGSSVLMTCAAMGLLLRVSYELSRAEKQVALVRGMEPREQRDESAPAQTASEPTPPAATVKPTSRGTSRLNSRIEPTFERIG; this is encoded by the coding sequence ATGAACGACTTCCGCAAACAGGCCATGCGCCTGGAATCGATCGATGGGCAGTACGACTTCTGGTTGGCGACCGCCGCGGCGGCGCTGGCGGCGGTCGGCGTGGTGATGGTGGCCTCGGCGTCCATCGCCATGGCCAGCACGCCCTATTACTACCTGAGCCGCCACGTGCTGTTCCTCGGACTGGGGCTGGGGCTGGCGTACGCGGCGATGCGGATGGAGCTCAAGACCATCGAGAAATACAACCGCCTGCTGCTGCTCGGCTGCTTCGCCCTGCTGGTGGTGGTGTTCGTTCCCGGCCTGGGCAGCACGGTCAATGGCGCGCGGCGCTGGGTCAACCTGGTAGTGACCCGCTTCCAGACCGTCGAGGCGGTCAAGGTGCTCTACATCGTGTGGCTGGCCAGCTACTTGGTGCGCTTCCGTGACGAGGTCAATGCGACCTGGGCGGCGCTGATCAAGGCGATCGGCGTGGTGTTGGTGCTGATCACGCTGCTGCTGCTGCAGCCGGATTTCGGTTCGTCCACGCTGCTGCTGGGCATCACCGCCGGCATGCTGATCCTGGGTGGCGCCAACCTGCCGCGCATGACCATGCCGGTGTTGGCGTTGCTGCCGGCGCTGGTGGCGCTGGTGGTGTTCGAGCCCTATCGCATGCGCCGGGTGACTTCGTTCCTGGACCCCTGGAAGGACCAGCTGGGCTCCGGCTACCAGCTGTCCAACGCGCTGATGGCGATCGGCCGTGGCCAGTGGACCGGCGTGGGCCTGGGCAGCTCGGTGCAGAAGCTCAACTATCTGCCCGAGGCCCATACCGACTTCATCTTTTCGGTGATCGGCGAGGAACTGGGCTTCGTCGGCGTGTGCGCCATCATCGGGCTGTACGCGCTGCTGGTCGGTCGCGCGCTGTACATCGGCTATCGCTGCGTGGAGATGCGCCGCCATTTCGCCGGCTACATCGCCTTCGGCATCGCGCTGTGGATCGGCATGCAGGCCTTCGTGTCGGTGGGCGTCAACCTGGGCATGCTGCCGACCAAGGGCCTGACCCTGCCACTGATTTCTTCCGGCGGCTCGTCGGTGCTGATGACCTGTGCGGCCATGGGCCTGCTGCTGCGCGTGTCCTATGAACTGAGTCGCGCCGAGAAACAGGTCGCACTGGTCCGTGGCATGGAGCCGCGCGAACAGCGCGACGAGAGTGCTCCGGCGCAGACCGCCAGCGAGCCCACGCCGCCCGCGGCCACGGTGAAGCCGACGTCGCGCGGCACCAGCCGTCTGAACTCGCGCATCGAACCCACCTTCGAGAGGATCGGGTGA
- the mraY gene encoding phospho-N-acetylmuramoyl-pentapeptide-transferase, translating into MLLELARWLRQLDSVFAVFNYLTLRAILAALTALFLSLWLGPAVIRKLAQFKGGQPIRTDGPQSHFSKAGTPTMGGALILMTVLMATLLWGDLRNRYVWLVLAVMVAFGVIGWYDDWIKIVKRDPNGLKSRWKYLLQSIFGLAAGIFLWHTADVAAATTFYIPLFKAVALPLAGFGFIAIAYFWIVGFSNAVNLTDGLDGLAIMPTVLVACALAVFAYASGNAVFSNYLQIPQVPGAGELVIICAAIAGAGLGFLWFNTYPAMVFMGDIGALALGAVLGTIAVIVRQELVLVIMGGVFVIETLSVMIQVASFKLTGKRVFRMAPIHHHFELKGWPEPRVIVRFWIISVILVLVGLATLKVR; encoded by the coding sequence ATGCTGCTTGAACTGGCCCGCTGGCTGCGGCAACTGGACTCGGTCTTTGCGGTCTTCAACTATCTGACCCTGCGCGCGATCCTGGCGGCGCTCACCGCGCTCTTCCTGTCGCTGTGGCTGGGGCCGGCGGTGATCCGCAAGCTGGCGCAGTTCAAGGGCGGCCAGCCGATCCGCACCGATGGCCCGCAGAGCCACTTCTCCAAAGCCGGCACGCCGACCATGGGCGGGGCGCTGATCCTGATGACGGTGCTGATGGCCACGCTGCTGTGGGGCGACCTACGCAACCGCTACGTGTGGCTGGTGCTGGCGGTGATGGTGGCCTTCGGGGTGATCGGCTGGTACGACGACTGGATCAAGATCGTCAAGCGCGATCCCAACGGGCTCAAGTCGCGCTGGAAGTACCTGCTGCAGTCGATCTTCGGCCTGGCTGCGGGCATCTTCCTGTGGCACACCGCCGATGTGGCCGCGGCGACCACGTTCTACATCCCGCTGTTCAAGGCCGTGGCGCTGCCGCTGGCCGGTTTCGGCTTCATCGCCATCGCCTATTTCTGGATCGTCGGCTTCTCCAATGCGGTCAACCTGACCGACGGCCTGGATGGGCTGGCGATCATGCCCACCGTGCTGGTGGCCTGCGCGCTAGCGGTGTTCGCCTATGCCTCGGGCAACGCGGTGTTCTCCAACTATCTGCAGATTCCGCAGGTGCCGGGCGCCGGTGAACTGGTGATCATCTGCGCGGCCATCGCCGGCGCCGGGCTGGGCTTTCTGTGGTTCAACACCTATCCGGCCATGGTGTTCATGGGCGACATCGGCGCGCTGGCGCTCGGTGCGGTGCTGGGCACGATCGCGGTGATCGTGCGCCAGGAGCTGGTGCTGGTGATCATGGGTGGCGTGTTCGTGATCGAGACGCTCTCGGTGATGATCCAGGTGGCCAGCTTCAAGCTGACCGGCAAGCGCGTGTTTCGCATGGCGCCGATCCACCACCACTTCGAACTCAAGGGATGGCCCGAGCCGCGCGTGATCGTGCGGTTCTGGATCATCTCCGTGATCCTGGTCCTTGTCGGTTTGGCCACGTTGAAGGTGCGCTGA
- the murF gene encoding UDP-N-acetylmuramoyl-tripeptide--D-alanyl-D-alanine ligase, translated as MNRLPLSLIAHLAGGELHGEDTTVDAVSNDTRALRAGSLYVALRGERFDGHDFVADAARRGATALLVERAVDSDLPQILVSDPQLALARLAAGLQRDRAGKVVAITGSNGKTSVKSLVLSILQRAGETYCTPGNRNNEIGLPLAVIEAPDTTEYAVYEMGAGKPGDIAYLTDVARPDVALVNNIAAAHLERMGSLLGVARTKGAIYSALPADGVAVINADDAFVEVFAGLVPGRRVLRFGLECSADIRARNIVTGAEGSRFVLVTPEGEAEVTLALPGRHNVRNALAATGLALGCGVALDTIVEGLAAARPVAGRQVAQTLPSGAVLVDDSYNANPGSLAAAIDTLAAITRQGWLVLGDMRELGPEGPALHVAAGLRARQAGIARLYALGELSAHAAQAYGEGARTFDTHAALAQALARDLASIDPAAQVRVLVKGSRGSAMDRIVTALLPAAPAQSTGGTAHAA; from the coding sequence GTGAACCGACTGCCGCTTTCGCTGATCGCGCACCTGGCAGGCGGTGAGCTGCATGGCGAGGACACCACCGTCGATGCGGTGTCCAACGATACCCGTGCGCTGCGTGCCGGCAGCCTGTACGTGGCGCTGCGCGGCGAGCGTTTCGATGGGCATGACTTCGTGGCCGACGCGGCCCGCCGTGGTGCCACGGCCCTGCTGGTCGAGCGTGCCGTGGATAGCGACCTGCCGCAGATCCTCGTGTCCGATCCCCAGCTGGCGCTCGCCCGCCTGGCTGCCGGCTTGCAGCGCGATCGCGCCGGCAAGGTCGTGGCGATCACCGGCAGCAATGGCAAGACCAGCGTCAAGTCCCTGGTGCTGTCCATCCTGCAGCGCGCCGGCGAAACCTATTGCACGCCGGGCAATCGCAACAATGAGATCGGCCTGCCGCTGGCGGTGATCGAGGCGCCGGACACGACCGAATACGCCGTCTACGAGATGGGCGCCGGCAAGCCGGGCGATATCGCCTACCTCACCGACGTCGCGCGCCCGGACGTGGCGCTGGTCAACAACATCGCCGCCGCGCACCTGGAGCGCATGGGCAGCCTGCTGGGCGTGGCCCGGACCAAGGGCGCCATCTACAGCGCGCTGCCCGCCGACGGTGTGGCGGTGATCAATGCCGATGACGCCTTCGTTGAAGTGTTTGCCGGGCTAGTGCCAGGGCGGCGCGTGCTGCGCTTCGGCCTGGAGTGCAGCGCCGACATCCGCGCGCGCAACATCGTCACCGGCGCGGAGGGCTCGCGCTTCGTGCTGGTCACGCCGGAAGGTGAGGCCGAAGTCACCCTGGCTCTGCCTGGCCGCCATAACGTGCGCAACGCGCTAGCCGCGACGGGTCTGGCGCTGGGCTGCGGCGTGGCGCTGGACACCATCGTCGAGGGGCTGGCCGCCGCGCGTCCGGTCGCCGGCCGTCAGGTGGCGCAGACGCTGCCATCCGGTGCGGTACTGGTGGATGACAGCTACAACGCCAATCCCGGCTCGCTGGCCGCGGCCATCGACACCCTGGCAGCCATCACGCGGCAGGGCTGGCTGGTGCTGGGCGACATGCGCGAGCTGGGTCCCGAAGGCCCCGCGCTGCACGTCGCCGCCGGCCTGCGTGCCAGGCAGGCCGGCATCGCCCGCCTGTATGCGTTGGGCGAACTAAGTGCGCACGCCGCGCAGGCTTACGGCGAGGGCGCGCGCACGTTCGACACCCATGCCGCACTGGCCCAGGCACTGGCCCGGGACCTGGCGTCCATCGATCCGGCCGCGCAGGTGCGCGTACTGGTCAAGGGATCCCGTGGCAGTGCCATGGACCGCATCGTCACCGCGCTGCTTCCCGCCGCGCCCGCGCAATCCACGGGAGGCACCGCGCATGCTGCTTGA
- a CDS encoding UDP-N-acetylmuramoyl-L-alanyl-D-glutamate--2,6-diaminopimelate ligase codes for MSRAMALSALLPDVPAIPAGLVVHGLTQDSRSVHAGDAFVAIGPVDNSASTWHGLGFVDQARAAGAAAILFEPPAPATLPAPADAIAVPGLRGRLGAIADAFYGHPSRQMTVVGVTGTNGKTSFVQLLGQAWHLLGTSGGSIGTLGAGLYGQVQPTGFTTPLVLQTHALLAQLHDAGAQAVAMEVSSHALVQTRVDAVDFDVAVFTNLTRDHLDYHGSMEGYGAAKARLFQRAGLKAAVVNLDDAFGATLPGKLAPGARLVGVSARAAAGATVQACDLALDAAGIAFELVIDGKAHPVRSPLLGRFNADNLLAVAGVLHATGVETARIAQVLAQLQPIHGRMNRLGGHTGQPLVVIDYAHTPDALEQALTSLRGHLAGRLVCVFGCGGDRDRGKRPEMARVVEQHADVIIVTDDNPRTEDGDAIVADIVAGFSSATPHTVQRDRARAIARAVGQARAGDIVLIAGKGHEPYQEIEGIRHPFDDTVQARAALEVHQ; via the coding sequence ATGAGCCGCGCCATGGCCTTGTCCGCGCTGTTGCCCGACGTGCCCGCCATCCCGGCGGGCCTGGTCGTGCACGGGCTGACCCAGGACAGCCGCAGCGTGCATGCGGGCGATGCCTTCGTGGCGATCGGGCCGGTCGACAACAGCGCCTCGACCTGGCACGGCCTGGGCTTCGTCGACCAGGCACGTGCGGCGGGTGCGGCGGCGATCCTGTTCGAGCCGCCAGCCCCAGCGACCCTGCCGGCTCCGGCCGACGCGATCGCCGTACCCGGCCTGCGTGGTCGCCTGGGTGCGATCGCCGATGCGTTCTACGGCCATCCCTCGCGGCAGATGACCGTGGTCGGCGTCACCGGCACCAACGGCAAGACCTCCTTTGTGCAGTTGCTCGGCCAGGCCTGGCACCTGCTGGGCACCTCCGGCGGCAGCATCGGCACCCTCGGCGCCGGCCTGTATGGGCAGGTGCAGCCGACCGGGTTCACCACGCCGCTGGTGCTGCAGACCCATGCGCTGCTGGCCCAACTGCATGACGCTGGCGCGCAGGCGGTGGCGATGGAAGTCAGCTCGCACGCCCTGGTGCAGACCCGGGTGGACGCGGTGGATTTCGACGTGGCGGTGTTCACCAACCTCACCCGCGATCACCTGGATTACCACGGCAGCATGGAAGGCTACGGCGCGGCCAAGGCGCGCCTGTTCCAGCGCGCCGGGCTCAAGGCGGCGGTGGTCAACCTGGACGATGCCTTCGGCGCGACCCTGCCGGGCAAACTGGCCCCTGGGGCGCGCCTGGTCGGGGTCAGCGCGCGCGCTGCGGCTGGCGCGACCGTGCAGGCATGCGACCTGGCGCTGGACGCGGCCGGGATCGCTTTCGAGCTGGTGATCGATGGCAAGGCGCATCCAGTGCGCTCGCCGCTGCTGGGGCGTTTCAACGCTGACAACCTGCTGGCGGTGGCTGGTGTGCTGCATGCCACCGGCGTGGAGACCGCGCGGATTGCCCAGGTCCTCGCCCAGCTGCAACCCATCCATGGCCGCATGAACCGCCTCGGCGGCCACACTGGCCAGCCGCTGGTGGTGATCGACTACGCACACACGCCCGACGCGCTGGAGCAGGCGCTGACCAGCCTGCGCGGCCACCTGGCCGGGCGCCTGGTGTGCGTGTTCGGTTGCGGTGGTGATCGCGATCGCGGCAAGCGACCGGAGATGGCGCGCGTGGTCGAGCAGCACGCCGACGTGATTATCGTCACCGACGACAATCCGCGGACCGAAGACGGCGACGCAATCGTGGCCGACATCGTGGCCGGCTTCTCTAGCGCCACGCCCCATACCGTGCAGCGCGACCGGGCCCGCGCCATCGCCAGAGCCGTGGGCCAGGCGCGGGCCGGCGACATCGTGCTTATCGCAGGCAAGGGGCACGAGCCTTATCAGGAAATTGAGGGCATCAGGCATCCCTTCGACGACACCGTGCAGGCACGCGCGGCGCTGGAGGTTCACCAGTGA
- a CDS encoding penicillin-binding transpeptidase domain-containing protein yields MNLRQALQRILNRDGERRGPLPRNRNRARFNLRNRLVLVTSAMALCSFSLIGRAAYVQLINSDFYQKEGDARFMREIAIPTSRGMITDRNGEPVAVSSPVESVWCDPKEVMKSPDRLPELAKALGEPVDDLTRRISQRADREFMYLKRRINPDAAKAILAHDLPGVYSQREYKRFYPQGEAMAHILGFTNIDDRGQEGLELAFDDWLRGKPGRKRVIRDRAGHIVENLDLVTPAQPGNDLTLSIDRRIQYLAYRELRRAVDENEAAGGSVVILDVATGEVLAMANLPTFNPNAQDLGKPDAHRNRAVTDLVEPGSTMKPLTVSTALAAGVVTPATLIDTNPGYMALPGGFTIHDTPRNNGVLDVTGVITHSSNIGAAKIVAKIPDETFYKTIRAFGYGSKPHSGFPGEASGTVPQPGTPGWYGTTKTTMAYGYGLNVSPLQIARAYATMGNGGRLVTPTFVKGMRAEGEQVIPAKVAKEVIAMMETVVTKGGAKDAAILGYHVAGKTGTARIAGGGGYRAGQYTALFAGLVPATHPRFAMVTVIRDPQAGKYYGGLVSAPVFHNVMQGALRLMDVPPDDIDAWLAKQAKDEAQHPARAPTPRKPEPLPKPLPAPIQAVAEPALPRSLE; encoded by the coding sequence ATGAACCTGCGCCAGGCCCTCCAGCGCATCCTGAACCGCGACGGCGAGCGCCGCGGCCCGCTGCCGCGCAACCGCAACCGGGCGCGTTTCAACCTGCGCAATCGCCTGGTCCTGGTGACCAGCGCGATGGCGCTGTGCTCGTTCAGCCTGATCGGCCGCGCGGCCTACGTGCAGCTGATCAACAGCGACTTCTATCAGAAGGAGGGCGATGCGCGCTTCATGCGCGAGATCGCCATCCCGACCTCGCGCGGCATGATCACCGACCGCAACGGCGAGCCGGTGGCGGTGTCCTCGCCGGTCGAGTCGGTGTGGTGCGATCCCAAGGAGGTCATGAAGAGCCCGGATCGCCTGCCGGAGCTGGCCAAGGCACTGGGTGAACCGGTCGACGACCTGACCCGCCGCATCAGCCAGCGCGCCGATCGCGAGTTCATGTATCTCAAGCGCCGCATCAACCCGGATGCGGCCAAGGCCATCCTGGCCCACGACCTGCCGGGCGTGTATTCGCAACGCGAGTACAAGCGCTTCTACCCGCAGGGTGAGGCGATGGCCCACATCCTGGGCTTCACCAACATCGATGACCGTGGGCAGGAAGGCCTGGAGCTGGCCTTCGACGACTGGCTGCGCGGCAAGCCGGGGCGCAAGCGGGTCATCCGCGACCGCGCCGGTCACATCGTGGAGAACCTGGACCTGGTCACGCCAGCCCAGCCGGGCAACGATCTGACCCTGAGCATCGACCGTCGCATCCAATACCTGGCCTACCGGGAGCTGCGGCGCGCGGTGGACGAGAACGAGGCGGCCGGCGGCTCGGTGGTGATCCTGGACGTGGCCACTGGTGAAGTGCTGGCCATGGCCAACCTGCCCACCTTCAATCCCAACGCACAGGATCTGGGCAAGCCGGACGCGCACCGCAATCGCGCGGTGACCGACCTGGTCGAGCCGGGTTCGACCATGAAGCCGCTGACCGTCTCCACCGCGCTGGCCGCGGGCGTGGTCACGCCGGCCACGCTGATCGACACCAATCCGGGCTACATGGCGCTGCCGGGCGGCTTCACCATCCACGACACCCCCCGCAACAACGGCGTGCTGGATGTGACGGGGGTGATCACCCACAGCTCCAACATCGGTGCGGCCAAGATCGTGGCCAAGATTCCGGACGAGACCTTCTACAAGACGATCCGTGCCTTTGGTTATGGCAGCAAGCCGCACAGCGGCTTCCCGGGCGAGGCGTCCGGCACGGTGCCGCAGCCGGGAACGCCGGGTTGGTATGGCACCACCAAGACCACCATGGCCTACGGGTACGGTCTGAACGTGTCGCCGCTGCAGATCGCCCGCGCCTACGCGACCATGGGCAACGGCGGTCGCCTGGTCACGCCGACCTTCGTCAAGGGCATGCGAGCCGAGGGCGAGCAGGTCATCCCGGCCAAGGTGGCCAAGGAAGTCATCGCCATGATGGAGACGGTGGTGACCAAGGGCGGCGCGAAGGATGCGGCCATCCTGGGCTACCACGTGGCCGGCAAGACCGGCACCGCGCGCATTGCAGGGGGCGGCGGTTATCGCGCTGGCCAATACACCGCGCTGTTCGCTGGCCTGGTGCCGGCGACCCATCCGCGCTTTGCGATGGTGACCGTGATCCGCGACCCACAGGCCGGCAAGTACTACGGTGGCCTGGTGTCCGCGCCGGTCTTCCACAACGTGATGCAGGGCGCGTTGCGCCTGATGGACGTGCCGCCGGACGACATCGACGCCTGGCTGGCCAAGCAGGCCAAGGACGAAGCCCAGCATCCTGCACGCGCTCCAACGCCGCGCAAGCCCGAGCCCTTGCCCAAGCCGCTGCCGGCGCCGATCCAGGCCGTGGCCGAACCGGCGCTGCCCAGGAGCCTGGAATGA
- the ftsL gene encoding cell division protein FtsL, whose product MIRTLLIIVILANVATAIAVVYARHQHRVLFVQLNALDKTRDELNIEFGRLQLEQATVAESTRVEQIAHDRLGMKSPETEDVVVIRP is encoded by the coding sequence ATGATCCGCACCCTGCTGATCATCGTGATCCTGGCCAATGTCGCCACCGCCATCGCGGTGGTCTACGCGCGCCACCAGCACCGGGTGCTGTTCGTGCAGCTCAACGCGCTGGACAAGACTCGCGATGAACTCAACATCGAGTTCGGCCGCCTGCAGCTGGAGCAGGCCACCGTGGCCGAAAGCACCCGCGTGGAGCAGATCGCGCACGACCGGCTGGGCATGAAGTCGCCCGAGACCGAGGACGTAGTGGTGATCCGGCCATGA
- the rsmH gene encoding 16S rRNA (cytosine(1402)-N(4))-methyltransferase RsmH, whose translation MGARMRPEAQPGHLPVMFAQVMDGLQVKADGTYLDGTLGRGGHARGVLQHLGPGGRLLLMDKDPDAIAHAHAVFDGDARVSVYRGSFAELAQWDATADGLDGVLLDLGVSSPQLDVAERGFSFGKDGPLDMRMDPEAGESAAQWLARADEAEIADVLFQYGEERMSRRIARAIVARRGEAPITRTAQLAELIASVMPRGKDKIHPATRSFQGIRIHINRELADLEAGLDAAMARLKVGGRLAVISFHSLEDRIVKRFIAGHAKAPAGNRRLPVAQDFTPTLAIVGDALRATPEETAANPRARSAVLRVAEKLGAAA comes from the coding sequence ATGGGGGCCCGGATGCGCCCCGAGGCGCAGCCCGGCCACCTTCCGGTGATGTTTGCGCAGGTCATGGACGGGCTGCAGGTGAAGGCGGACGGAACGTATCTGGACGGCACGCTGGGCCGCGGCGGCCATGCGCGCGGCGTGCTGCAACACCTCGGCCCGGGAGGCCGGTTGCTGCTGATGGACAAGGATCCCGACGCAATCGCGCACGCCCATGCCGTCTTCGACGGCGATGCGCGCGTGTCGGTGTACCGCGGCAGCTTTGCCGAGCTGGCGCAGTGGGACGCCACGGCCGATGGGCTGGACGGCGTGCTGCTGGACCTGGGTGTGTCCTCGCCGCAGCTGGACGTGGCCGAGCGTGGGTTCTCCTTCGGCAAGGATGGCCCGCTGGACATGCGCATGGACCCGGAAGCGGGCGAAAGCGCCGCGCAGTGGCTGGCCCGCGCCGATGAGGCCGAGATCGCCGACGTGCTGTTCCAGTACGGCGAAGAGCGCATGAGCCGGCGCATCGCCCGGGCGATCGTTGCGCGCCGCGGCGAGGCGCCGATCACCCGCACCGCACAGCTGGCCGAGCTGATCGCCAGCGTCATGCCGCGCGGCAAAGACAAGATCCATCCGGCCACGCGCAGCTTCCAGGGCATCCGCATCCACATCAATCGCGAGCTGGCCGACCTCGAGGCTGGCCTGGACGCCGCGATGGCACGCCTGAAGGTTGGCGGCCGCCTGGCCGTGATCAGCTTCCATTCGCTGGAAGACCGCATCGTCAAGCGCTTCATCGCCGGACACGCCAAGGCGCCGGCCGGCAACCGCCGTCTGCCGGTGGCGCAGGACTTCACCCCGACCCTGGCGATCGTCGGCGACGCCCTGCGCGCCACGCCGGAAGAGACCGCTGCCAATCCGCGCGCCCGCAGTGCGGTGCTGCGCGTGGCCGAGAAGCTGGGGGCCGCGGCATGA
- a CDS encoding division/cell wall cluster transcriptional repressor MraZ → MFQGETAITVDDKGRLAVPTVYRDLVARECGNRLVLTYSPFDAGCLWIYPHTVWERVRDSVMGKANVKANVRLLQQKLVGSAAFLEPDGNARVTIPPSHRNAVGIDKKAVLLGMGEKFELWSEQAHRAQIQQTLSDEDLGEELLDLRL, encoded by the coding sequence GTGTTCCAGGGCGAAACCGCCATCACAGTGGACGACAAGGGCAGGTTGGCGGTTCCCACCGTCTACCGCGACCTCGTCGCGCGTGAGTGCGGCAATCGCCTGGTGCTGACCTATAGCCCGTTCGATGCCGGTTGCCTGTGGATCTATCCGCACACGGTGTGGGAGCGGGTGCGCGACAGCGTGATGGGCAAGGCCAACGTCAAGGCCAACGTGCGCCTGTTGCAGCAGAAGCTGGTGGGCTCGGCCGCGTTCCTGGAGCCGGACGGCAACGCCCGGGTGACGATCCCGCCCAGTCACCGCAACGCGGTCGGGATCGACAAGAAGGCCGTGCTGCTTGGCATGGGCGAGAAATTCGAATTGTGGAGCGAGCAGGCGCATCGCGCGCAGATCCAGCAGACGTTGTCTGACGAGGATCTGGGCGAGGAGCTGCTCGACCTCAGGCTGTGA